One window of the Triticum dicoccoides isolate Atlit2015 ecotype Zavitan chromosome 3B, WEW_v2.0, whole genome shotgun sequence genome contains the following:
- the LOC119277695 gene encoding uncharacterized protein LOC119277695, giving the protein MFCREFVIMLSPRELLVTSISKHLAVSNLQGWADLPDDLLHSIVAILGSSVDLLAFAATCRPWRAAFFSYPSKSTFCFSNPPFLIRQNPCIQPASNGRAKPHRLIFVDPSNPSTNYRCQIREEILQSKFYFAGSSYGQLILFQHIHCLVVDAFSGAEVSPPCLPELNHDFFQSYYCSTLTAPLASPSSRLLVSTKSSLFDWPVGSDSWSELKLSNVQVQQIVELNGQFIAMDDHMKIYILQLAPQLGLQELPIEWCGGKIPSMHSKPFLVVCSDMLLMVCYSLLSSFYSSGFCTLHRLDMSTNPAKWVEMKKLDNWALFVAADIRTPPFSCVNPERWGGRSNCLYYTHHSQPWGVRWLGNEPDLMKDPSASRDLVFARNMFRYPQNLWVYPSMFYSAGK; this is encoded by the coding sequence atgttttgcagagagtttGTCATCATGCTCAGCCCCAGAGAACTGTTGGTTACCTCTATATCCAAACACCTTGCTGTGTCCAATCTCCAAGGCTGGGCAGACCTCCCAGATGACCTGCTACACTCAATTGTTGCTATCTTGGGCTCCTCCGTTGACCTTCTTGCCTTTGCTGCCACCTGCCGCCCTTGGCGTGCCGCTTTCTTCTCATACCCATCCAAATCTACCTTCTGCTTCTCAAACCCCCCTTTCCTCATCCGACAAAACCCCTGCATCCAACCTGCTAGCAATGGTCGTGCCAAGCCACATAGATTAATCTTTGTTGATCCATCCAACCCAAGCACCAACTATCGCTGCCAGATACGTGAAGAAATTCTGCAGAGCAAATTTTATTTTGCTGGTTCTTCCTATGGTCAGCTCATCCTCTTCCAGCACATACATTGTCTTGTTGTTGATGCATTTAGTGGTGCAGAAGTTTCACCTCCATGTCTCCCTGAGTTGAACCACGATTTCTTTCAGTCGTACTATTGTAGCACTCTGACTGCTCCCCTTGCATCACCCAGCTCACGCCTCCTTGTCAGCACAAAATCCTCCCTATTTGACTGGCCAGTTGGAAGTGACTCTTGGTctgaactcaagctttccaatgtgcAAGTACAGCAGATTGTGGAATTAAATGGTCAGTTCATTGCCATGGATGATCATATGAAGATCTACATTTTGCAGTTGGCACCccagcttggcctgcaagaactacCAATAGAGTGGTGCGGCGGCAAGATCCCAAGCATGCATTCGAAACCATTTCTTGTGGTCTGTAGCGATATGCTTCTGATGGTTTGCTATTCTCTATTAAGCTCATTCTATAGTTCAGGCTTCTGTACACTCCACCGCCTTGACATGTCTACCAATCCAGCAAAATGGGTAGAGATGAAGAAGCTGGACAATTGGGCACTCTTCGTTGCAGCTGACATTAGGACCCCACCATTTTCCTGTGTTAACCCAGAACGGTGGGGAGGGAGAAGCAACTGCTTGTACTACACTCACCACTCTCAACCTTGGGGTGTACGATGGTTGGGCAATGAGCCGGATCTTATGAAGGATCCATCCGCCAGTCGGGACCTTGTGTTCGCAAGAAATATGTTTCGTTACCCACAGAACCTCTGGGTGTACCCCAGCATGTTTTACTCTGCTGGGAAGTGA
- the LOC119277692 gene encoding transcription factor DIVARICATA-like: MDFYYQQAGPPARRPWAKEEDKAFEAALVMLPDHAPDRWERVAARLPGRTPQEAWEHYQALVADVDLIERGAVDTPDCWDDDDDGRATVASRGRPAGKPRGEERRRGIPWSEEEHKLFLDGLEKYGRGDWRNISRFAVRSRTPTQVASHAQKYFIRQANAATRDSKRKSIHDITTP, from the exons ATGGACTTCTACTACCAGCAGGcagggccgccggcgaggaggccgtggGCCAAGGAGGAGGACAAGGCGTTCGAGGCCGCGCTGGTGATGCTCCCGGACCACGCGCCCGACCGGTGGGAGCGCGTCGCGGCGCGGCTCCCGGGGCGCACCCCACAGGAGGCCTGGGAGCACTACCAGGCGCTCGTCGCCGACGTCGACCTCATCGAGCGCGGCGCGGTGGACACGCCCGACTgctgggacgacgacgacgacggccgcGCTACCGTGGCCAGCCGCGGCCGCCCCGCCGGCAAGCCCCGCGGCGAGGAGCGCCGGCGCGGCATACCCTGGTCCGAGGAAGAGCACAA GCTGTTCCTTGACGGGCTGGAGAAGTACGGGCGTGGGGACTGGAGGAACATCTCGCGGTTCGCGGTGCGGAGCCGGACGCCGACGCAGGTGGCCAGCCACGCGCAGAAGTACTTCATCCGCCAGGCCAACGCCGCCACGCGCGACTCCAAGCGCAAGAGCATCCACGACATCACCACCCCTTGA
- the LOC119277693 gene encoding uncharacterized protein LOC119277693 produces the protein MEGAPRANTRRRRLVERGSDRLAFITGQTRDLPPDPDPYPDSPVAESRLQPKHKSHSSEGDLLHKFNASSAASEIQPVYEPPLLRSRDDETLNKRTYDYGAASVQPKRDMEMRPKSVPPRDMDTRPRSAPPSQPNQADYSSWSLETLKQLVDFTPQEITQAISATELNRCLASILIAFIVVVSNWGLDVGGTITRVLVCTRPLLFLIITNVTIVMSLLMENRDPNARGRQAGISLGSDGLGLMLELGMLLQKASEAMLMDFSICAVIMICFL, from the exons ATGGAGGGCGCCCCGAGGGCAAACACGCGGCGCCGGCGGCTGGTCGAGAGGGGATCAGATCGCCTGGCCTTCATCACCGGCCAGACGCGCGACCTcccccccgaccccgacccctaccCAG ATTCACCGGTTGCTGAGTCCCGTCTACAACCCAAGCATAAAAGCCACAGTAGCGAAGGTGACCTACTCCACAAATTCAACGCAAGCAGTGCAGCTTCTGAGATCCAGCCAGTATATGAGCCACCATTGCTGCGGAGCCGTGATGATGAAACCCTCAACAAGAGGACTTATGATTATGGAGCAGCAAGTGTGCAGCCTAAGAGGGACATGGAAATGAGACCCAAATCCGTGCCTCCGAGGGACATGGACACGAGACCCAGATCCGCGCCCCCAAGCCAGCCTAACCAAGCAGACTACTCATCTTGGTCTCTGGAAACTCTGAAGCAACTCGTGGATTTCACGCCGCAGGAGATCACCCAAGCCATCTCAGCCACAGAGCTCAACCGCTGCTTAGCATCCATTCTCATCGCCTTCATTGTGGTTGTTTCTAACTGGGGGCTGGACGTCGGTGGCACCATCACCAGAGTATTGGTTTGCACGAGGCCGCTCCTGTTCCTCATCATAACGAACGTAACCATCGTCATGTCATTGCTGATGGAGAACAGGGACCCCAATGCGAGGGGCAGACAGGCCGGCATCAGCCTTGGTTCTGATGGCTTAGGGCTGATGCTGGAGCTCGGGATGCTGCTACAGAAGGCGTCTGAAGCTATGCTGATGGACTTCAGCATTTGCGCTGTCATCATGATCTGTTTTCTTTGA
- the LOC119281777 gene encoding uncharacterized protein LOC119281777, translating into MSRNGGKVSKLESLRLSLSRARGGGGGQSSTTTTARPGGGGGVNGAISTSPRRLSSSSSSTASPPSSCVSSEGSPDAAAGAPMVLAGCPRCMMYVMLSREDPRCPRCHSAVLLDFNDDQQRRPRQRR; encoded by the coding sequence atgagcaggaacggCGGCAAGGTGTCGAAGCTGGAGAGCCTGCGGCTGAGCCTGtcgcgggcgcggggcggcggcggcgggcagtcGTCGACGACGACCACGgcgcggccgggcggcggcgggggcgtgaaCGGCGCCATCAGCACGTCGCCGCGGCGGCTGTCCTCGTCTTCGTCGTCCACCGCGTCGCCGCCGAGCTCGTGCGTGTCGTCGGAGGGCAGCCCGGACGCGGCGGCCGGGGCGCCCATGGTCCTGGCGGGCTGCCCGCGGTGCATGATGTACGTGATGCTGTCGCGGGAGGACCCGCGGTGCCCCCGCTGCCACAGCGCCGTGCTGCTCGACTTCAACGACGACCAGCAGCGCCGCCCGCGCCAGCGCCGGTGA